Proteins from a genomic interval of Micromonospora sp. NBC_00389:
- a CDS encoding TROVE domain-containing protein: MAKFNIKLRKSRHRPVTAEGAPGFTREPRIELFLLGVSNMVGEDTFYEGATDRDARFRNLVAAVAVTDPDWFARFVPWLRAGAMMRSASVVAALEGARAQVAAEMPGSRAVVDAALQRADEPGEALAYWLGRHGRAFPKPVKRGIADAAVRLYTERSLLKYDSVGSPVRFGDVIDLTHPTATDERQGDLFRHALDRRHQRDNPLPASLRMLAARDALMALPVAQRREVTDPAELGAAGMTWEALAGWRQSAMDAAAWESIIPNMGYLALLRNLRNFDRAGVSDAVAETVAAKLSDPGEVSASRVLPMRFLSAYNATPSLRWAYPLEKALQHALVNVPALDGRTLVLIDTSGSMQSSFSKDGTLRCWDAATVFGLALAARAQAATVVSFSHASRVFPAVAGESVLAAVHRFKDGGYFYGMGTDTEKAVRQHYDRHDRVVILTDEQAHWHGATDVAAAVPAEVPVYTWNLAGYRVGHTPTVGNRHTFGGLSDAAFAMIPLIEAGSRDLWPF; encoded by the coding sequence ATGGCCAAGTTCAACATCAAGCTGCGCAAGAGCCGCCACCGGCCGGTGACCGCCGAGGGCGCGCCCGGCTTCACCCGTGAGCCGCGCATCGAGCTGTTCCTGCTCGGTGTGTCGAACATGGTCGGGGAGGACACCTTCTACGAGGGCGCCACCGACCGGGACGCCCGCTTCCGGAACCTGGTCGCCGCCGTCGCCGTCACCGATCCCGACTGGTTCGCCCGCTTCGTGCCGTGGCTGCGCGCTGGCGCGATGATGCGCTCGGCGTCCGTGGTGGCGGCACTGGAGGGTGCCCGCGCCCAGGTCGCCGCGGAGATGCCGGGGTCGCGGGCGGTCGTGGACGCCGCGTTGCAGCGTGCGGACGAGCCGGGCGAGGCTCTGGCGTACTGGCTGGGTCGCCATGGCCGGGCGTTTCCCAAGCCGGTGAAGCGGGGCATCGCCGACGCGGCGGTCCGGCTGTACACCGAGCGGAGCCTGCTCAAGTACGACTCCGTCGGCAGCCCGGTGCGGTTCGGTGACGTCATCGACCTGACCCACCCCACCGCGACGGACGAGCGGCAGGGTGACCTGTTCCGGCACGCGCTGGATCGGCGGCACCAGCGGGACAACCCGCTGCCGGCGTCGCTCCGGATGCTGGCGGCGCGGGACGCGCTCATGGCGTTGCCGGTCGCGCAGCGCAGGGAGGTCACCGATCCGGCGGAGCTGGGCGCGGCCGGTATGACGTGGGAGGCTCTGGCCGGCTGGCGACAGAGCGCGATGGACGCCGCGGCGTGGGAGTCGATCATCCCGAACATGGGCTATCTCGCGCTGCTGCGTAACCTGCGCAACTTCGACCGGGCCGGAGTCAGCGACGCCGTCGCGGAGACGGTGGCGGCCAAGCTCTCCGACCCGGGGGAGGTCTCCGCCTCGCGCGTGCTGCCGATGCGCTTCCTGTCGGCGTACAACGCGACACCGAGCCTGCGGTGGGCGTACCCGCTGGAGAAGGCGTTGCAGCACGCCCTGGTGAACGTGCCCGCCCTGGACGGACGGACCCTGGTCCTCATCGACACCTCCGGTTCGATGCAGAGCTCGTTCAGCAAGGACGGCACACTGCGCTGCTGGGACGCCGCCACGGTGTTCGGCCTCGCGCTGGCCGCCCGGGCGCAGGCGGCAACGGTGGTGTCGTTCTCCCATGCCAGCCGGGTGTTCCCGGCGGTGGCGGGTGAGTCGGTACTGGCGGCGGTGCACCGGTTCAAGGACGGCGGCTACTTCTACGGCATGGGAACCGACACCGAGAAGGCGGTACGGCAGCACTACGACCGGCACGACCGGGTGGTCATCCTCACCGATGAGCAGGCCCACTGGCACGGGGCCACCGACGTCGCCGCAGCGGTGCCCGCTGAGGTGCCGGTGTACACCTGGAATCTGGCCGGGTACCGGGTCGGGCACACGCCGACCGTTGGCAACCGGCACACCTTCGGCGGCCTGTCCGACGCCGCGTTCGCGATGATCCCACTCATCGAGGCCGGATCCCGCGACCTGTGGCCCTTCTGA
- a CDS encoding MFS transporter: MPTETTSIPIPPPNRSWLVARALIPDHGPRRVLAFATFVNMLGSGIFMASAVLFFTRSVGLPLAQVALGMGIAALVGLLAGIPIGHLADRRGPREIYLLTLIIRAATMAALAFVHTFWLFVAVICLTQLAHSAGGASRGPLVRGFGGTNLAQYRAYLRSVANLAGCCGALAAGAAVQLDTRAAYLALVVGNAISFVACAAIITRLPSLPPIPVPHLTGRWIALKDKPYMAVTVLDAIMGTQGQVLVFALPLWIILQTDAPRWFIGVAVLVNTALVAALQVRASRGIDTSPAAGRAMRRSGLAFLVGMALIAATSTMPGWLAVTVMTFGVAVHTVGELWHTAGSLELQFRLAPPHAQGQYTGVSVLGTGLANVAAPSILGLLCVAWGAPGWLLMGGIFVAVGLAAPVVVRWGERTRPDTAAAV; encoded by the coding sequence TTGCCGACAGAGACGACGTCCATTCCCATCCCGCCGCCGAACAGATCATGGCTCGTTGCCCGAGCACTCATCCCCGATCACGGCCCTCGACGCGTCCTGGCCTTCGCGACCTTCGTCAACATGCTCGGAAGTGGCATCTTCATGGCCAGCGCCGTGCTCTTCTTCACCCGCTCGGTCGGGCTCCCCCTCGCGCAGGTCGCCCTGGGCATGGGCATCGCAGCCCTCGTCGGGCTGCTCGCCGGGATCCCGATCGGGCACCTCGCCGATCGGCGGGGCCCGCGCGAGATCTATCTGCTGACTCTGATCATCCGAGCCGCCACCATGGCCGCCCTCGCCTTCGTCCACACGTTCTGGCTGTTCGTCGCCGTGATCTGTCTGACCCAGCTCGCCCACTCAGCCGGCGGGGCGTCCCGCGGTCCGCTGGTGCGTGGCTTCGGCGGCACAAACCTGGCCCAGTACCGGGCCTATCTTCGTTCGGTCGCCAACCTCGCCGGATGCTGCGGTGCCCTCGCCGCCGGCGCCGCGGTGCAACTGGACACCCGCGCGGCTTACCTGGCCCTGGTCGTCGGCAACGCCATCAGTTTCGTGGCATGCGCCGCCATCATCACCCGGCTGCCCTCACTGCCACCGATCCCGGTGCCCCACCTGACCGGGCGCTGGATCGCACTGAAGGACAAGCCCTACATGGCAGTCACCGTGCTCGACGCCATCATGGGAACTCAGGGCCAGGTACTGGTCTTCGCGCTGCCGTTGTGGATCATCTTGCAGACCGACGCGCCACGCTGGTTCATCGGGGTGGCCGTGCTGGTCAACACCGCCCTCGTGGCGGCGCTCCAGGTCAGGGCGAGCCGGGGAATCGACACCAGTCCAGCGGCAGGTCGGGCCATGCGCCGTTCCGGGTTGGCGTTCCTGGTCGGGATGGCCCTGATCGCCGCCACGTCGACGATGCCCGGATGGCTCGCGGTCACGGTGATGACGTTCGGAGTCGCCGTGCACACCGTCGGCGAGCTGTGGCACACGGCGGGCTCGCTCGAGTTGCAGTTCCGACTCGCGCCTCCGCACGCCCAGGGGCAGTACACCGGAGTCTCCGTGCTCGGCACGGGCCTGGCGAACGTCGCCGCCCCCTCCATCCTGGGCCTGCTCTGTGTCGCCTGGGGCGCCCCCGGCTGGTTGCTGATGGGCGGAATCTTCGTCGCGGTCGGGCTGGCCGCCCCGGTGGTCGTCCGGTGGGGCGAGCGAACACGTCCGGACACGGCGGCGGCCGTCTAG
- a CDS encoding aldo/keto reductase: protein MPTNMITARSAGTYSLGDLTVNRIGFGAMRITGNGGAASDRARVIGVLRRAVELGVNHIDTAAFYFTPLRSANELINTALSPYADDLVITTKVGPGRDPSGEWLPLARPDQLRGQVEENLRQLGRDHLDVVNLRQHGLDSVAEHFGALADLRDAGLIRHLGLANIRPQHLAQAQAIAPVVCVQNPYGVDTRRIHDQFVRTCGEQGAAFVPFFAIAGDKREAGGVAANAAVEAIARTHGATPAQVRIAWTLSRGPHLLAIPGTGNPDHLVENLAAGALSLSPDELATLE, encoded by the coding sequence ATGCCCACCAACATGATCACTGCGAGATCCGCCGGCACCTATTCCCTCGGAGACCTGACCGTCAACCGGATCGGATTCGGCGCGATGCGCATAACGGGCAACGGCGGCGCGGCGAGCGACCGCGCTCGGGTCATCGGCGTGCTGCGCCGGGCGGTCGAGCTCGGCGTGAACCACATCGACACAGCGGCGTTCTACTTCACTCCGCTCCGGTCGGCGAACGAGTTGATCAACACGGCACTGTCGCCGTACGCCGATGACCTGGTCATCACCACGAAGGTCGGGCCGGGCCGCGACCCCTCGGGGGAATGGCTGCCGCTGGCCCGGCCGGACCAGCTGCGCGGGCAGGTCGAGGAGAACCTGCGCCAGCTCGGCCGCGACCATCTCGATGTCGTGAACCTGCGCCAGCACGGGCTGGACTCCGTCGCGGAGCACTTCGGCGCGCTGGCCGACCTGCGTGACGCCGGACTCATCCGGCATCTCGGCCTGGCGAACATTCGCCCGCAGCACCTCGCGCAGGCGCAGGCGATCGCCCCGGTGGTCTGCGTACAGAACCCGTACGGCGTCGACACCCGCCGCATACACGACCAGTTCGTGCGCACCTGCGGCGAACAGGGCGCCGCGTTCGTGCCGTTCTTCGCCATCGCCGGCGACAAACGTGAGGCCGGCGGCGTGGCCGCCAACGCGGCGGTGGAGGCCATCGCGCGCACACACGGCGCGACGCCGGCACAGGTGCGGATCGCTTGGACCCTCAGCCGCGGGCCGCACCTGCTGGCCATCCCCGGCACCGGCAACCCCGATCACCTGGTCGAGAACCTGGCCGCCGGTGCGCTGAGCCTGTCGCCGGACGAGTTGGCCACCCTCGAGTAG
- a CDS encoding LysR family transcriptional regulator, protein MTPTQLRAYVAVVRLGSVKQAAAELQVSESAVSLHVAQLRKEFGDKLFTKTAAGLAFTPGGLRLASRAAELLGLQDRTMLEVSGAKRGRRLLRVAASSLFAEFAAPGLIELFAKRAADLDVELSVGDPGAFESLLLTRAADIAIGPQPPVVDQAIACRPMMNYRLVLVAGPDHPLAGVPASPGQLREQTWLLGPSAATDLGAVPGMLRRLAVPDDRQQIFQSHAAALGEAKRGRGVSPALAFTVAPDLREGQLKPVVGPHATVEAVWHSQVLANPGLLSAADELWRFSSTPRAIQAMMRGAGVNVGHFKPSVHVTLWS, encoded by the coding sequence ATGACCCCGACGCAGCTGCGCGCGTATGTCGCCGTGGTCCGGCTGGGGTCCGTCAAGCAGGCCGCCGCGGAGCTTCAGGTCTCCGAGTCGGCCGTGTCACTTCACGTCGCACAGCTACGCAAGGAGTTCGGGGACAAGCTGTTCACCAAGACTGCGGCGGGGCTCGCGTTCACCCCTGGCGGGCTCCGGCTGGCCAGCCGCGCGGCGGAGCTGCTGGGCCTGCAGGACCGCACGATGCTTGAGGTGAGCGGCGCGAAGCGCGGCCGGCGGCTGCTGCGGGTGGCCGCGTCCAGCCTGTTCGCCGAGTTCGCCGCGCCGGGGTTGATCGAGCTGTTCGCGAAGCGGGCCGCCGACCTCGATGTCGAGTTGAGCGTGGGCGACCCGGGCGCGTTCGAGTCGCTGTTGCTGACCCGCGCCGCGGACATCGCGATCGGGCCGCAGCCGCCGGTCGTCGATCAGGCGATCGCCTGCCGGCCGATGATGAACTACCGGCTCGTGCTCGTCGCCGGCCCGGACCATCCGCTCGCCGGCGTGCCGGCGTCCCCTGGGCAGTTGCGGGAGCAGACCTGGCTGCTCGGGCCGTCGGCGGCCACCGACCTGGGTGCGGTGCCGGGGATGCTGCGTCGGCTGGCGGTGCCCGACGACCGGCAGCAGATCTTCCAGAGCCACGCGGCGGCGCTGGGTGAGGCCAAGCGGGGCCGGGGCGTCTCACCGGCGCTCGCGTTCACCGTCGCGCCGGATCTCCGCGAGGGTCAACTCAAGCCGGTGGTGGGGCCGCACGCGACTGTTGAGGCGGTGTGGCACTCGCAGGTGCTCGCCAACCCGGGGCTGCTGTCGGCCGCCGACGAGCTGTGGCGGTTCTCGTCGACCCCGCGGGCGATTCAGGCGATGATGCGCGGCGCGGGCGTCAATGTCGGCCACTTCAAGCCGTCGGTGCACGTGACGCTCTGGAGCTGA
- a CDS encoding vWA domain-containing protein: protein MSPALLHGIDRAAFAVALAGRLRHAGVPAGLTDVDDFVRALAASPPDSMSTLYWTARISLVRRHSDLAKFDRVFTAVFADPPPLLPPSRSAPPAEGHDDVYVPVPADTDDTGPGGGLPWATLPPAVAEATEADTALRLPERRPSALAGLADRPFDELDAAQVTMLGDALRAAVAGWPTRRTRRHAVGSAGPRIALRPTIARARRTGWEPVEIVRERPVRRPRRVVLLCDVSESMRAQATAYLHLMRAFAVVADAEVFAFATRLTRLTVVLRHTSAAEAVAQASAAVTDRYGGTRIATNLRALLTSHHADAVRGAVVVIGSDGWDSDPPDELATVMARLRRRAYRIVWLNPRAGAPGFAPRAAGMSAALPYCDRLLPAGTFQDLLVAARQLQSVTCTDGLKWPTLTPAPRIIA from the coding sequence GTGAGCCCGGCCCTGCTGCACGGGATCGACCGAGCCGCGTTCGCCGTGGCCCTCGCCGGCCGACTGCGGCACGCCGGCGTCCCGGCCGGGCTCACCGACGTCGACGACTTCGTCCGGGCGCTCGCCGCCAGCCCGCCCGACTCGATGTCCACGCTGTACTGGACCGCCCGGATCAGCCTGGTCCGGCGGCACTCCGATCTCGCCAAGTTCGACCGGGTCTTCACGGCGGTCTTCGCGGACCCGCCACCCCTGCTGCCACCCTCGCGGTCCGCGCCCCCGGCGGAGGGTCACGACGACGTGTACGTGCCGGTGCCCGCCGACACGGACGACACCGGCCCCGGCGGCGGACTGCCGTGGGCCACTCTGCCGCCGGCCGTCGCCGAGGCGACGGAAGCCGACACCGCGCTGCGGCTGCCCGAGCGGCGTCCCAGCGCCCTCGCCGGGCTCGCCGACCGGCCGTTCGACGAACTCGACGCCGCGCAGGTCACGATGCTCGGCGACGCTCTGCGCGCGGCCGTCGCCGGCTGGCCGACCCGGCGCACCAGGCGACACGCCGTCGGCTCGGCCGGACCGCGAATCGCACTGCGGCCGACCATCGCCCGTGCTCGGCGCACCGGATGGGAACCCGTCGAGATCGTCCGCGAGCGGCCGGTGCGGCGCCCCCGCCGGGTCGTGCTGCTCTGCGACGTCAGCGAGTCGATGCGGGCGCAGGCGACCGCGTACCTGCACCTGATGCGGGCGTTCGCGGTGGTCGCCGACGCGGAGGTGTTCGCGTTCGCCACAAGACTGACCCGGCTCACGGTGGTGCTGCGACACACCTCGGCCGCCGAGGCCGTCGCGCAGGCCAGCGCCGCCGTGACCGACCGGTACGGCGGTACCCGGATCGCCACGAACCTGCGCGCCCTGCTCACCTCCCATCACGCCGACGCCGTGCGCGGGGCCGTGGTCGTGATCGGCTCGGACGGCTGGGACAGCGACCCGCCCGACGAGTTGGCGACCGTGATGGCCCGGCTGCGCCGCCGCGCGTACCGGATCGTCTGGTTGAACCCACGTGCCGGCGCCCCCGGCTTCGCTCCTCGGGCGGCGGGCATGTCCGCCGCGCTCCCCTACTGCGACCGGCTGCTGCCGGCCGGCACGTTCCAGGACCTGCTGGTCGCCGCCCGTCAGCTCCAGAGCGTCACGTGCACCGACGGCTTGAAGTGGCCGACATTGACGCCCGCGCCGCGCATCATCGCCTGA
- a CDS encoding SRPBCC family protein, with protein MKITNEFAVTVPIERAWAVLTDLEGIAPCLPGAQLTGVDGDVYRGRVKVKVGPVISEFAGTAQFVEKDDAAYHGVIDAKGRDARSTGNASALVTARLRPDGDRTLVSVDADLKISGKLAQFGSGMIKEVSGKLLAQFVANLEAKLAAEQATPVAGGTAPVPAARSDSEPVASAPAARQEAEPVPAASAAAVATTPGTAAVTPAPVEPSPVAPSAAELSLAEPAPVEPPAATSRAAPAVESATAGTRTTPASEPEALDLLSIAGGSITKRLVPVIVGLVAVGAVIAWLVARR; from the coding sequence ATGAAGATCACCAACGAGTTCGCGGTCACCGTCCCGATCGAGCGGGCCTGGGCGGTGCTCACCGACCTTGAGGGGATCGCGCCGTGCCTGCCGGGCGCCCAACTGACCGGAGTCGACGGCGACGTCTACCGGGGCAGGGTGAAGGTCAAGGTCGGGCCGGTCATCTCGGAGTTCGCGGGCACGGCACAGTTCGTCGAGAAGGACGACGCGGCGTACCACGGGGTGATCGACGCGAAGGGCCGCGACGCCCGGTCGACCGGGAACGCCTCGGCGCTGGTCACCGCCCGGTTGCGGCCGGACGGCGACCGGACGCTGGTCAGCGTGGACGCCGACCTGAAGATCTCGGGAAAGCTGGCCCAGTTCGGCAGCGGCATGATCAAGGAGGTGTCGGGCAAGCTGCTGGCCCAGTTCGTCGCCAATCTGGAGGCCAAGCTGGCGGCCGAGCAGGCGACGCCGGTCGCCGGGGGCACCGCGCCGGTGCCCGCCGCCCGGTCCGACTCCGAGCCCGTCGCGTCGGCGCCCGCCGCTCGGCAGGAAGCCGAGCCGGTCCCGGCCGCGTCCGCCGCGGCGGTCGCGACCACGCCCGGCACCGCTGCCGTAACGCCCGCACCGGTCGAGCCGTCGCCGGTAGCGCCGTCGGCCGCCGAGCTCTCCCTCGCCGAGCCTGCACCCGTCGAGCCGCCGGCCGCCACCAGCCGGGCCGCGCCGGCCGTCGAGTCGGCGACCGCCGGCACGCGGACGACGCCGGCCTCCGAGCCTGAGGCGCTCGACCTGCTCAGCATCGCCGGCGGTTCGATCACCAAGCGACTCGTACCAGTGATCGTCGGTCTCGTCGCGGTCGGCGCAGTGATCGCCTGGCTGGTCGCGCGTCGGTGA
- a CDS encoding AAA family ATPase: protein MKDALSVRHRLDAVDYLVDDGMAMALFLALRLGRPLLLEGEPGVGKTAAAKALARALETPLIRLQCYEGLTAGEALYEWNYQRQLLAIRLAEAQHARLTDADLFSAEFLQERPILRAVRHQGPVPPVLLIDEIDRADDEFEALLFEFLGEAGITIPELGTFAARTPPIVVLTSNRSRELHDALRRRCLYHWIDFPEPTRAVEIVRRAVPGATEPLVQTAVQFIGGVRGLELEKSPGMAETIDWVAALSVLGAADLAADDVPRTLGTIAKTPDDRAVVAAALGAYQESQP from the coding sequence ATGAAGGACGCGCTGAGCGTCCGGCACCGCCTCGACGCCGTCGACTACCTGGTCGACGACGGCATGGCGATGGCCCTGTTCCTGGCGCTGCGGCTCGGCCGGCCACTGCTGCTGGAGGGCGAGCCGGGTGTCGGCAAGACCGCCGCCGCCAAGGCACTGGCCCGAGCGTTGGAGACGCCGCTGATCCGGCTGCAGTGCTACGAGGGGCTGACCGCCGGCGAGGCGCTCTACGAGTGGAACTACCAGCGGCAACTGCTGGCGATCCGGCTCGCCGAGGCGCAGCACGCCAGGCTCACCGACGCGGACCTGTTCAGCGCCGAGTTCCTCCAGGAACGGCCGATCCTGCGGGCCGTACGCCATCAGGGGCCGGTACCGCCGGTCCTGCTGATCGACGAGATCGACCGCGCCGACGACGAGTTCGAGGCGCTGCTGTTCGAATTCCTCGGCGAGGCCGGCATCACGATCCCCGAGCTCGGCACGTTCGCCGCACGCACACCGCCCATCGTGGTGCTCACCTCCAACCGCAGCCGGGAGCTGCATGACGCGCTGCGCCGCCGCTGCCTGTACCACTGGATCGACTTTCCCGAGCCGACCCGGGCCGTGGAGATCGTCCGCCGGGCCGTACCGGGCGCGACCGAGCCGCTGGTCCAGACGGCGGTCCAGTTCATCGGCGGCGTACGCGGCCTGGAGTTGGAGAAGTCACCCGGGATGGCGGAGACCATCGACTGGGTGGCCGCGCTCTCCGTGCTGGGCGCCGCCGACCTGGCCGCCGACGACGTCCCCCGGACCCTCGGCACCATCGCCAAGACCCCCGACGACCGCGCCGTGGTCGCCGCCGCGCTCGGCGCCTACCAGGAGAGTCAGCCATGA
- a CDS encoding nucleotidyltransferase family protein, whose product MFLTGLVLAAGASVRLGEAKQLLPYRGRTLLDATLELARSCGFDQLLVTLGGAAGGIRAQVDLTGCQVVENPAFSTGCGSSVSSAARAVDPRADALVLLLGDQPGVRAADVRRVATAATPLAVCRYADGLGHPFRFGREVLPELYDLHGDKAVWKLLHSGRYPVTEVPADGPVPIDVDTRADYERLLAGEA is encoded by the coding sequence GTGTTCCTGACCGGCCTGGTGCTCGCCGCGGGGGCGTCGGTGCGTCTCGGCGAGGCGAAGCAACTGCTCCCGTACCGGGGGCGCACGCTGCTCGACGCGACCCTGGAGCTGGCCCGCTCGTGCGGCTTCGACCAACTGCTCGTGACCCTGGGCGGCGCGGCGGGCGGGATCCGCGCCCAGGTGGACCTGACCGGGTGTCAGGTCGTCGAGAACCCGGCGTTCAGCACCGGCTGCGGCTCATCGGTCAGCAGCGCGGCGCGGGCGGTGGACCCGCGCGCCGACGCGCTCGTGCTGCTGCTCGGTGACCAGCCCGGGGTACGCGCCGCCGACGTCCGGCGGGTCGCCACGGCGGCCACTCCGCTGGCCGTGTGCCGGTACGCCGACGGGCTGGGCCATCCGTTCCGCTTCGGCCGCGAGGTCCTTCCCGAGCTGTACGACCTGCACGGCGACAAGGCCGTCTGGAAGCTGCTGCACTCCGGCCGCTACCCGGTGACCGAGGTGCCCGCCGACGGGCCGGTGCCGATCGACGTGGACACCCGCGCGGACTACGAGCGACTGCTGGCGGGCGAGGCATGA
- a CDS encoding XdhC family protein — protein sequence MTTIAERARELTVSREPFVHATVVRTQDPTSARPGDAAVIRSDGSIEGFVGGVCAESSVRAAALDTLRDGTALLLRVLPDGTPPFPEAPGARVVVNPCHSGGAIEVFLRPMLPPPALRVVGDTPISAAVATLAAFLDFDVVTSDEDAGCTAVVVAGLGRGEQEAIRAALDAGVGFVALVASGRRGAVVLDELELTDAERARVHSPAGLDIGACTPQEIALSIMSEVVRAIRVDGLAPSSGAPAARPQQAVDPVCGMTVLVGSETPHARVDGQDFWFCCAGCLASYTAA from the coding sequence ATGACCACCATCGCGGAGCGCGCCCGGGAGCTGACCGTCTCCCGGGAGCCGTTCGTGCACGCCACCGTGGTCCGCACCCAGGACCCCACGTCGGCGCGGCCGGGCGACGCCGCCGTGATCCGGTCGGACGGCTCGATCGAGGGCTTCGTCGGCGGAGTGTGCGCCGAAAGTTCGGTGCGGGCGGCTGCGCTCGACACCCTGCGCGACGGCACCGCGCTACTGCTGCGGGTGCTGCCGGACGGCACTCCCCCGTTCCCCGAGGCGCCGGGGGCGCGGGTGGTGGTCAACCCGTGCCACTCCGGCGGCGCGATCGAGGTCTTCCTCCGGCCGATGCTGCCGCCGCCGGCACTGCGGGTGGTCGGCGACACTCCGATCAGCGCCGCGGTGGCGACCCTCGCCGCGTTCCTCGACTTCGACGTCGTCACCTCCGATGAGGACGCCGGCTGCACGGCGGTCGTGGTGGCCGGGCTCGGCCGGGGCGAGCAGGAGGCGATCCGGGCCGCACTGGACGCCGGCGTGGGGTTCGTCGCGCTGGTCGCCAGCGGCAGACGCGGCGCGGTCGTGCTCGACGAGTTGGAGTTGACCGACGCCGAACGGGCCCGCGTCCACTCACCGGCCGGACTGGACATCGGGGCGTGTACGCCGCAGGAGATCGCCCTGTCCATCATGAGTGAGGTGGTCCGGGCGATCCGGGTGGACGGGCTGGCCCCGTCCTCGGGTGCGCCGGCAGCCCGGCCGCAGCAGGCCGTCGACCCGGTGTGCGGGATGACCGTGCTGGTCGGGTCGGAGACACCGCACGCGCGGGTCGACGGGCAGGACTTCTGGTTCTGCTGCGCCGGCTGCCTCGCGAGTTACACAGCGGCGTAG